The genome window GCCTGGTGCGAAGCCCGCCGCTCGGGCCGCGCCAAAGCGAAGATCACCGAGTTCACCGAAGGTGTTGTGGAAGTCGACGAGGCCTCGCGCTGCGTGCCAGCCAAGGCAAATGTCGCGCGGTACAAGGAACTTCAGGCGCTTCAGGACAAGCTTAGCAGCACCCTTCGCCCGCTTTTCGAAGTCCAGCGGGAGCTGGCCTAGGCTGCGGCTTCCTGGCTCGCAGGTTCAGGTTGTTCCTGTTCCTGCGGCTGGGAGGCTCGGGAGGAGGAAGCCTTTGCTTGTGCACGCTTGATGCGTCCCACGGCTTTCCCGAGCGACGTCACGATACCGATAATGCGTTCGCCCTGGCCGGTGAGTTCGTGCGCCAGGCTGGCGGCCTCCTCGGCTCGGGCGGCGTTGGCCTGGACATTTGCGTCCATATCGTGGACTGTTGTATTCAAAGAATGGATACCCTGTGTCTGGTCGCCGGAGGCGCTGGTGATCTCGGCAATGATGTCGTCGAGCTCGCGGGCCTTGACCGCAATCTCGTGAAGGTTTGATCCCACCTGGGAGCAGACTTCGGCACCGTGGCGGCTCTTCTGCACGGAGTCGTTGATCTTGGTTGCGGTTTCACGCGCGGCAGCCGCGCTTCGCTGGGCGAGCGCCCTGACTTCCTCCGCCACCACGGCAAAGCCCGCCCCGGCCTCTCCCGCCCGCGCGGCCTCGACGGCTGCATTGAGCGCCAGCAGGTTGGTCTGGAAGGCGATCTCGTCGATCGTCTTGAGGATCTTTGCGATGTCGTCGCTCGAGGCGGTGATTGCCGCCATCGCGCGGTTCATATCTTCCACGCCGGCGGTGCCACGGTCGGCGGTGGACCTGGTCTGAGTGGAAAGCTCTTTCGCGCGCTGCGCGGACTCCGAGTTCTTTCGTGCCATCGCGGAGATCTCCTCGAGCGTGGAGCTTGTTTCCTCGAGGGAAGCCGCCTGGGCGGAGGAGGCGTCGGCAGTGTCAGTGCTGTTCCGGGCCACTTGCTCGGCGATTGAACGGTTGTCAGCGATGGCGTTTTCCAGATTCTCAATGATCCTCCGGAAGGGGCGGGGAATGCTGCGGCTCACGAGCAGTGAGAGAATCGCAAGGCTCAACAACGCGAGCCCACCACCAATCCAAAGCGTCCCAAGAAAATGCCTGTCCGCGCGTTCAGCCTCGGCCCGAATCTGGTCGGTCTCGCTCTCAATCACTTCGCTCACCTTCGCGTTCGCTTTTTCGAGCTCCTCAAAGCTCGCATCGAAGGCGGCTGTGGCTGCCGCGATATTGGACGCATCGGCATGAGCAGCTTTTCGAGCCGCCTCGAAATAGGCATTCGCCGGCGCCACGACGCTTGCAAGGTGTCCGGTGACGCCGGGCGGAAGGGAAATCTCCCGGATCTTCGCGATGTTCGCCTGGTACCAGGCGATATGAGCTTCCAAGTCCTTGAGAATCTCTTCGGCGTTCCCGTAGCTGGAATCGAGGAGGTGAAGTCGATGGGAAAGGGTGTCCGACCGGATGGCGTCATGCATCATGTCGGATTCGAGATGAAGATGGAGCGCGGCATTTACCCGCGCGATCTCTGCGCCCGCCTTGAGTGTTGCCAAGTATTGGACGCGAGTCGCGATGGCTCCGCCCATAACCAACGCACCGGCGAAAAGCGCCAGGGCGGAAACCTTTTGACCAACCGAGAAGTTCATGAGGTGAGACGCTCTCAACCCGACCGGCAAACCCCTGTTTGACGGAGGAACGGGAGCATCCTTTTTCATCGGTACCAAGTACCGATTTTTTCACAAAAAAGGCCCCTGCTAGTGGGGCAGGGGCGCTAGAATGGTGTAAACAACGTGTAAAAAGATCAGCCTTCGTGCTCGGCCAACCACCGTTCAACTTCAATCGCAGCTTGGCAGCCCATGCCGGCTGCTGTGATCGCCTGCCGGTACACGTGGTCTGCGCAATCCCCGGCGACATAGACTCCCGGAATCGACGTCCGAACCTGCGAGCCAGTCTCCGGCTTGAAGTACCCGCTCTCGTCAATGGGAACGGCCTTGGCGAATGGGCCTGTGTTAGGCACGTGTCCGATCGCAACGAAGATGCCCTTCACCGGTATCACCTTCTCCTCTAGGGTCTTGAGGTTCTTTACCCTAAGGCCGTTTACGGCGTTTTCCGCGACACCGGTGACCTCGGTGGGGACGCTGTCCCAAACCATTTGGATCTTCGGGTGCGACGTGGCTCGATCGGCCATGATTTTCGAGGCGCGAAGGCTGTCGCGACGGTGGACGAGGTACACCTTGCTCGCAAACCGGGTGAGAAAGAGGGCTTCCTCACAGGCGCTGTCGCCCCCGCCAATAACTGCCACGTCCATCTTGCGGTAGAAGGCGCCGTCGCAGGTGGCGCAGGTGGTGACGCCTTTGCCGCCGTAGAGCTCCTTCTCGCCGGGAATTCCGGTCAGGCGCGGGGAAGCCCCCGTGGCGATGATCACGGCCTTGGTGAGGAGGGTGCGTTCCGCCGTCACCAACTTGAGAGGCTGGGACGAGAAATCGACGTCGGTCACAAGCGCCTGTTCGAACCGCGCGTTGAATTTCAACGCTTGCTTGCGCAAGTTGTCCATGAGCATGAAGCCGTCGACCCCTTCCGGAAATCCCGGGAAGTTCTCGACTTCTGATGTCGTCGTCAGTTGCCCGCCAGGCTGCGTGCCTTCGAGCACAAGGGGGTTCAGGTTGGCACGGCCGGTGTAGATGGCTGCGGTCAGCCCTGCGCATCCCGTACCTACGATCACGACATTCTCGATACTCATGTCGTCACACTCTCATTGAGGTGGGCGGCTCTTGGAAAGCTAAAATCGGCCGGAAATGATGCATCGCGCGATGCGTTCGCGTGAGGGTGCTCGCTTCGCTGTCAGCTGGCAAATTTACGGTTTAAGGCTATGGTCCTGCCATGGGTTCTGCATGGATCTGCCTCATTGCCGCGGGTTTGTTCGAGATTGGATGGCCACTTGGGCTGAAGTTCTCCCAGACGAGCGGCCAGCGTTTCCTTTGGCTCGCCGTAGCCGCCATTTCCATGGGGATCAGCGGGTATCTGCTCTGGCTGGCGCAGAGGCAGATTCCGATCGGAACCGCCTACGCAGTCTGGACCGGTATTGGGGCCATCGGGACGTTTGTCGTGGGCGTCTGGCTCTTTCGCGACCCGATGACTTGGGCCCGTGTGGCATCCGTTCTCCTGATTGCCCTGGGTATTGTTGGCTTGAAGCTCGCCCACTGATCGCAGCCTCGGCGGGGCGTGCGGATGGCCCTGTGTGTCTCTTTTCAGCAAGTCTTGCCCTGCTTCCTTCAATCCTGCGACAATTGACCTCGTGGCTTCTCATTGAGGCCTCCTGATCTTCCACCCGCCTTGTCCACCCAAGTTCCAGACGCCGTTCACGACAGCACCCGCTGGCTACCCATCTCACGGGATGAAGTGCTCGCGCGCGGCTGGGATCAACTCGACGTCATTTTGGTGTCGGGCGACGCCTACGTCGACCACCCCTCTTTCGGGACGGCCGTGATCGGGCGCATTATCGAAAGCGAAGGCTTCAAGATCGCCATCCTGCCGCAGCCCAATTGGCGCGATGATCTGCGCGATTTTAAGAAACTGGGCGCGCCCAAGTATTTCTTCGG of Opitutaceae bacterium contains these proteins:
- a CDS encoding methyl-accepting chemotaxis protein, translated to MNFSVGQKVSALALFAGALVMGGAIATRVQYLATLKAGAEIARVNAALHLHLESDMMHDAIRSDTLSHRLHLLDSSYGNAEEILKDLEAHIAWYQANIAKIREISLPPGVTGHLASVVAPANAYFEAARKAAHADASNIAAATAAFDASFEELEKANAKVSEVIESETDQIRAEAERADRHFLGTLWIGGGLALLSLAILSLLVSRSIPRPFRRIIENLENAIADNRSIAEQVARNSTDTADASSAQAASLEETSSTLEEISAMARKNSESAQRAKELSTQTRSTADRGTAGVEDMNRAMAAITASSDDIAKILKTIDEIAFQTNLLALNAAVEAARAGEAGAGFAVVAEEVRALAQRSAAAARETATKINDSVQKSRHGAEVCSQVGSNLHEIAVKARELDDIIAEITSASGDQTQGIHSLNTTVHDMDANVQANAARAEEAASLAHELTGQGERIIGIVTSLGKAVGRIKRAQAKASSSRASQPQEQEQPEPASQEAAA
- the trxB gene encoding thioredoxin-disulfide reductase — translated: MSIENVVIVGTGCAGLTAAIYTGRANLNPLVLEGTQPGGQLTTTSEVENFPGFPEGVDGFMLMDNLRKQALKFNARFEQALVTDVDFSSQPLKLVTAERTLLTKAVIIATGASPRLTGIPGEKELYGGKGVTTCATCDGAFYRKMDVAVIGGGDSACEEALFLTRFASKVYLVHRRDSLRASKIMADRATSHPKIQMVWDSVPTEVTGVAENAVNGLRVKNLKTLEEKVIPVKGIFVAIGHVPNTGPFAKAVPIDESGYFKPETGSQVRTSIPGVYVAGDCADHVYRQAITAAGMGCQAAIEVERWLAEHEG
- a CDS encoding multidrug efflux SMR transporter, producing MGSAWICLIAAGLFEIGWPLGLKFSQTSGQRFLWLAVAAISMGISGYLLWLAQRQIPIGTAYAVWTGIGAIGTFVVGVWLFRDPMTWARVASVLLIALGIVGLKLAH